A stretch of Edaphobacter lichenicola DNA encodes these proteins:
- the aroB gene encoding 3-dehydroquinate synthase — translation MPVIPINTPSATYNVTIAPNLLPTLHPRLRKLNPGRPFRPFIITSPNIWALWSKPFLASFKEPPTVLFHPAGERHKRMASVESLAQQLSTAGADRDALLLAFGGGVIGDITGFLAAIYMRGIRYVQIPTTLLAQVDSSIGGKTGVNLAAGKNLIGSFHHPQAVFADTDLLRTLPPAELRAGLQESIKAGVIYDARLFRYMEQNAEAILSASAPAKRNADTAALAKVVAASVRVKAEVVSQDEKESGLRMILNFGHTIGHAIEAATSYKQLLHGEAVAWGSIAALSLAVARNTIVEKDANRIVNLILRYGPLPTFKATAEELVALTARDKKNRSGIRSFVLPTAIGKVEIVHDVTEPELLAATQSMLTLMRTGT, via the coding sequence GTGCCCGTAATCCCCATCAACACGCCCTCCGCAACCTACAACGTCACCATAGCCCCAAACCTCCTCCCCACCCTCCACCCCCGCCTCCGCAAACTAAACCCCGGCCGCCCCTTCCGCCCCTTCATCATCACCTCGCCCAACATCTGGGCCCTCTGGTCCAAGCCCTTCCTCGCCAGCTTCAAAGAACCCCCCACCGTCCTCTTCCACCCCGCAGGCGAGCGCCACAAGCGCATGGCCAGCGTCGAATCCCTCGCCCAGCAACTCTCCACCGCAGGAGCCGACCGCGACGCTCTCCTCCTCGCCTTCGGTGGCGGCGTCATCGGCGACATCACCGGCTTCCTCGCCGCCATCTACATGCGCGGCATTCGCTACGTCCAAATCCCCACCACCCTCCTAGCGCAAGTTGACTCCTCCATCGGCGGCAAGACCGGCGTCAACCTTGCTGCAGGCAAAAACCTCATCGGCAGCTTCCACCATCCGCAAGCCGTCTTCGCCGACACCGACCTCCTCCGCACCCTCCCCCCCGCCGAACTCCGCGCCGGCCTCCAGGAGTCCATCAAAGCCGGCGTCATCTACGACGCCAGGCTCTTCCGCTACATGGAACAAAACGCCGAAGCCATCCTGAGCGCAAGCGCCCCCGCAAAACGAAACGCCGACACCGCAGCCCTGGCCAAAGTAGTAGCCGCCTCCGTCCGAGTCAAAGCCGAAGTAGTCAGCCAGGACGAAAAAGAGTCCGGCCTCCGCATGATCCTCAACTTCGGCCACACCATCGGCCACGCCATCGAAGCCGCCACCAGCTACAAGCAGCTCCTCCACGGCGAAGCCGTGGCCTGGGGCTCCATCGCCGCCCTCAGCCTCGCTGTAGCTCGCAACACCATCGTCGAAAAAGATGCCAACCGCATCGTAAACCTGATCCTCCGCTACGGCCCACTCCCCACCTTCAAAGCCACCGCCGAAGAACTAGTAGCCCTCACCGCACGCGACAAGAAAAACCGCAGCGGCATCCGCTCCTTCGTCCTCCCCACCGCCATCGGCAAAGTAGAGATAGTCCACGACGTAACCGAACCCGAACTCCTAGCCGCGACGCAATCCATGCTCACTCTCATGCGTACTGGAACCTGA
- a CDS encoding Fur family transcriptional regulator, with protein sequence MLVNEARTFRKLCQENGIAVTHQRQVLYEVMKTMHGHPSPEEVYAQVKKKVPAISLATVYKNIHLFVESGVFREVSMHHGSLRVEMNDESHHHMVCSKCKAITDIGEKELGLVSKQDKLPGGFLVERYAVDVIGICAKCHQA encoded by the coding sequence ATGTTGGTGAACGAGGCCAGAACGTTTCGCAAACTCTGCCAGGAGAATGGCATTGCTGTGACTCACCAACGGCAGGTCTTGTACGAAGTTATGAAGACGATGCATGGCCATCCGAGTCCGGAAGAGGTCTATGCGCAGGTAAAGAAGAAGGTGCCAGCAATCTCGCTGGCTACCGTTTACAAAAACATACATCTGTTTGTGGAGAGCGGCGTCTTTCGCGAGGTGAGCATGCACCATGGCTCGCTGCGCGTAGAGATGAATGATGAATCGCATCACCATATGGTGTGCTCGAAGTGTAAGGCGATTACCGACATTGGAGAAAAAGAGCTTGGGCTGGTGTCGAAGCAGGACAAACTGCCCGGCGGCTTTCTGGTGGAGCGGTATGCAGTGGATGTGATTGGCATTTGTGCGAAGTGCCATCAGGCTTAG
- the nadB gene encoding L-aspartate oxidase — protein sequence MERFDFLVIGAGIAGLSAAIRLAETSTVLVVTKEELAESNTAYAQGGIAVAMGGEEDVALHLEDTMAAGDGLVNREAAAVLVTEGPKRVEELLEWGTAFDRYPKGKEGVEGELMRTREGAHSLSRILHANGDATGKEIAVSLLRHVREAGDRGGRIELMEWATSVDLLVEGGRVVGATLLDGEGGLRVVRAGAVLLASGGAGQVYSDTTNPAVATGDGIAMAYRAGAAVSDMEFYQFHPTAFSEAGAPRFLLSEALRGEGATLVNAKGERFMERYHPLLELAPRDVVARAITREGMDGAVYLDMRHVKVDLHARFPGISKFLAKYRLELGRDLIPVRPAAHYLMGGVKTDVQGRTTLPRLYAAGEAACTGVHGANRLASNSLLEGLVFGALAAETMVAERSLTELDACASVVASSGGVTPEAATERWIKELRDLMWKYAGLLRDKDGLEQAKRGLDALGAAMPKGLTRRAVEARNLHVVAELIVASALGREESRGAHFRNDFPLRDEVAKHSVMQEGRLEFVA from the coding sequence ATGGAACGGTTCGACTTTTTGGTGATTGGGGCAGGGATTGCAGGGCTGAGTGCGGCGATTCGGTTGGCGGAGACGAGCACGGTACTGGTGGTGACCAAGGAAGAGCTGGCGGAGTCGAATACAGCTTATGCGCAGGGTGGAATCGCGGTGGCGATGGGGGGCGAGGAGGATGTCGCACTGCATCTGGAGGACACGATGGCGGCTGGGGATGGGCTGGTGAATCGTGAGGCTGCGGCAGTGTTGGTGACCGAGGGGCCGAAGCGGGTGGAGGAGCTGCTGGAGTGGGGGACGGCGTTCGATCGCTATCCGAAGGGCAAGGAGGGGGTAGAGGGCGAGTTGATGCGGACGCGCGAGGGGGCGCATAGCCTGTCGCGGATATTGCATGCGAATGGAGATGCGACGGGGAAGGAGATTGCGGTGTCGCTGCTGCGGCATGTGCGGGAGGCTGGGGACCGTGGGGGGAGGATCGAGTTGATGGAGTGGGCTACGAGTGTGGATCTGCTGGTGGAGGGTGGGCGCGTGGTGGGGGCTACGCTGCTGGATGGTGAGGGTGGGCTGAGGGTGGTTCGGGCTGGGGCTGTGCTGCTGGCCAGTGGTGGGGCGGGGCAGGTTTATAGCGACACGACGAATCCTGCGGTGGCTACCGGGGATGGGATTGCGATGGCTTACCGGGCGGGTGCGGCGGTGAGCGATATGGAGTTTTATCAGTTTCATCCGACGGCGTTCAGTGAGGCGGGGGCCCCGCGGTTTTTGCTGAGTGAGGCGCTGCGGGGCGAGGGCGCTACCCTGGTGAATGCGAAGGGGGAGCGGTTTATGGAGCGGTATCATCCGCTGCTGGAGCTTGCTCCGCGGGATGTGGTGGCGCGGGCGATTACGCGGGAGGGGATGGATGGGGCGGTTTATCTGGATATGCGGCATGTGAAGGTCGACTTGCATGCGCGATTTCCGGGGATCTCGAAGTTTCTGGCGAAGTATCGGCTGGAGTTGGGGAGGGATCTGATTCCGGTGCGGCCGGCGGCGCACTATCTGATGGGTGGGGTGAAGACGGATGTGCAGGGAAGGACGACGCTGCCAAGGTTGTATGCGGCGGGCGAGGCGGCGTGCACGGGGGTGCATGGAGCGAATCGGCTGGCGAGCAACTCGCTGCTGGAGGGGCTGGTGTTTGGGGCGCTGGCTGCGGAGACGATGGTTGCGGAGAGGTCGTTGACGGAGCTTGATGCGTGTGCTTCGGTGGTGGCTTCTAGTGGGGGTGTGACGCCGGAGGCTGCGACGGAGAGATGGATCAAGGAGCTGCGCGATCTGATGTGGAAGTACGCTGGCCTGCTGCGGGATAAGGATGGTTTGGAGCAGGCTAAGCGCGGGTTGGATGCGCTGGGCGCGGCTATGCCGAAGGGGCTGACTCGGCGGGCGGTGGAGGCGAGGAATCTGCACGTGGTGGCGGAGCTGATTGTGGCGTCGGCTCTGGGGCGCGAGGAGAGCCGGGGAGCACATTTTCGGAACGATTTTCCGCTGCGGGATGAGGTTGCGAAGCACTCGGTGATGCAGGAGGGGAGGCTTGAGTTTGTTGCTTGA
- a CDS encoding twin-arginine translocase TatA/TatE family subunit, which produces MPSFQDSAVIFFLALLLFGPKKLPELARQLGKLMAEFRRASNEFRMQMEDELRVADQEEQRKKIAAMEAAAPVTPAIATPAIDAGENSIAPPALTEASASDVTPERIAQLTQELVEDHPHMPPPPSTPLPIATSGDLNLMPPSTGLPVSNSALSPVLDAIPHATEPESPSEVVTSEATHHG; this is translated from the coding sequence ATGCCTAGCTTTCAGGACAGCGCCGTCATCTTCTTCCTCGCCCTGCTTCTCTTCGGCCCGAAGAAGCTGCCCGAGCTCGCCCGTCAACTCGGCAAGCTCATGGCCGAGTTCCGCCGCGCCTCCAACGAGTTCCGCATGCAGATGGAAGACGAACTCCGCGTCGCCGACCAGGAAGAGCAGCGCAAAAAGATCGCCGCCATGGAGGCCGCTGCGCCCGTCACACCAGCAATAGCAACGCCAGCCATAGACGCTGGTGAAAACTCCATCGCACCGCCCGCACTTACCGAAGCCTCCGCCTCAGACGTAACCCCCGAACGCATCGCCCAACTCACCCAGGAGCTGGTGGAAGACCATCCACACATGCCGCCTCCGCCCTCCACGCCTCTACCCATCGCAACCTCCGGTGACCTCAACCTCATGCCACCCTCCACCGGCCTCCCCGTCAGTAACTCGGCCCTCTCCCCGGTCCTCGACGCCATCCCCCACGCAACCGAGCCCGAATCACCATCCGAAGTAGTCACCAGCGAGGCCACCCACCATGGCTGA
- a CDS encoding TerC/Alx family metal homeostasis membrane protein, producing the protein MLAATPITHWIGFHLFILILLGAELLYVRHQGPSKTQSTSVAATILWVAAALAFALFLLRSMGGLAATQYLAGYAIEESLSIDNLFLFLLLFRVFKIEPAHQPKALFWGVLGAILMRGAFIAAGLGLLARFEWISYLFAAILLIAAIRLVLPGAEKPQIETPRWIAWLSRLHPVSLRQDKFFVFESGQRMITVLFLALIAIELTDVVFALDSIPAVLSITRQPFLAYTSNIMAVMGLRSLYFLLAHLLAKLRFLHYGLAAVLAFAAFKMLAAHWIEIGPLLSLAVIVAILGITIALSLLSKRNQPAVLNR; encoded by the coding sequence ATGCTCGCCGCGACCCCCATCACCCACTGGATAGGTTTTCACCTCTTCATCCTCATCCTCCTCGGGGCTGAACTCCTCTACGTCCGCCACCAGGGCCCCTCCAAAACTCAATCCACCTCGGTCGCCGCCACCATCCTGTGGGTCGCCGCCGCCCTCGCCTTCGCCCTCTTCCTCCTTCGCTCCATGGGCGGCCTGGCCGCAACCCAGTACCTTGCCGGCTACGCCATCGAAGAGTCGCTCTCCATCGACAACCTCTTCCTCTTCCTCCTCCTCTTCCGCGTCTTCAAGATCGAACCCGCCCACCAGCCCAAGGCCCTCTTCTGGGGCGTCCTCGGCGCCATCCTCATGCGCGGAGCCTTCATCGCCGCCGGTCTCGGCCTCCTGGCCCGCTTCGAGTGGATCAGCTACCTCTTTGCCGCGATCCTGCTCATCGCCGCCATCCGCCTCGTCCTCCCAGGCGCCGAAAAACCACAAATCGAAACGCCCCGCTGGATCGCCTGGCTCTCCCGCCTCCACCCCGTCAGCCTCCGTCAGGACAAGTTCTTCGTCTTCGAGAGCGGCCAGCGCATGATCACCGTCCTCTTCCTCGCCCTCATCGCCATCGAGCTCACCGACGTCGTCTTCGCCCTCGACTCCATCCCCGCCGTCCTCTCCATCACCCGCCAACCCTTCCTCGCCTACACCTCGAACATCATGGCCGTCATGGGCCTCCGTTCGCTCTACTTCCTCCTCGCCCACCTGCTCGCCAAGCTGCGTTTTCTCCACTACGGCCTCGCCGCGGTCCTCGCCTTCGCAGCCTTCAAGATGCTCGCCGCCCACTGGATCGAGATCGGCCCTCTGCTCTCGCTCGCGGTGATCGTAGCCATCCTGGGAATCACCATCGCCCTCTCGCTTCTCTCAAAAAGAAACCAGCCAGCGGTCCTGAACCGGTAA
- the nadA gene encoding quinolinate synthase NadA, producing MAENVADSCSLDNYLAQPDHTMDARIAAAREKLGTDVVLLGHHYQRDEVIRFADFTGDSYKLSKVAAETDAKYMLFCGVHFMAETADVLGRPWQQVILPDLNAGCSMADMAEIGQVEDCWDSLERAGVTDEASGGMIPLTYMNSAAAIKAFCGERGGLVCTSSNARGAFEWAFARAGKILFLPDQHLGRNTAFAMGIPLTEMVVWDPYQINGGVSPDRLKAAKVILWKGHCSVHQRFLPEHVDRVRREEPGMQVIVHPECRWEVCQKADDVGSTEHIIQAIERALEGSSFAVGTEIHLVNRLAKRFAPLGKRVITLDDSGCLCTTMYRISPQHLAWALENLVEGRVVNRIKVDDDVKQWARVALNRMLEIRI from the coding sequence GTGGCGGAGAACGTTGCAGATTCGTGTTCCTTAGACAACTACCTTGCGCAGCCGGACCATACTATGGATGCCCGGATTGCCGCTGCACGCGAGAAGCTCGGCACCGATGTGGTTCTGCTGGGACATCATTATCAGCGGGACGAGGTGATTCGGTTTGCCGACTTTACCGGGGACAGCTACAAGCTTTCGAAGGTGGCGGCCGAGACGGATGCGAAGTACATGCTGTTTTGCGGCGTGCACTTTATGGCGGAGACGGCAGATGTGCTGGGGCGGCCGTGGCAGCAGGTGATTCTGCCGGATCTGAATGCTGGCTGTTCGATGGCGGATATGGCGGAGATTGGGCAGGTGGAAGACTGCTGGGATTCGCTGGAGCGCGCGGGGGTTACCGATGAAGCGTCGGGTGGGATGATTCCGCTGACCTATATGAACTCGGCTGCTGCGATCAAGGCTTTCTGCGGCGAGCGGGGTGGATTGGTGTGTACGTCTTCGAACGCTCGTGGGGCGTTTGAGTGGGCGTTTGCGCGTGCGGGGAAGATCTTGTTTTTGCCGGATCAGCACCTGGGGCGGAATACTGCGTTTGCGATGGGGATTCCGCTGACCGAGATGGTGGTCTGGGATCCTTATCAGATTAATGGTGGGGTTAGTCCTGACCGGTTGAAGGCGGCTAAGGTGATCTTGTGGAAGGGACACTGCTCGGTGCATCAGCGGTTTCTGCCGGAGCATGTTGATCGGGTGCGCCGGGAGGAGCCGGGGATGCAGGTGATCGTGCACCCGGAGTGCCGTTGGGAGGTTTGCCAGAAGGCGGATGATGTGGGTTCGACCGAACACATTATTCAGGCGATTGAGCGCGCACTGGAGGGTTCGAGCTTTGCGGTTGGGACGGAGATTCACCTGGTGAACCGGCTGGCGAAGCGGTTTGCGCCGCTGGGCAAGCGGGTGATTACGCTCGATGACTCGGGGTGCCTGTGCACGACGATGTACCGGATCTCTCCGCAGCATCTGGCGTGGGCTCTGGAGAATCTGGTTGAGGGACGGGTTGTGAATCGCATCAAGGTGGACGATGATGTGAAGCAGTGGGCGCGCGTTGCGCTCAACAGGATGCTGGAGATCAGGATTTGA
- a CDS encoding DUF2203 domain-containing protein, protein MSKTFTLGEAQTLLPVVEALLRKAREGQARAAEFEYEMQQLSHRIFLSGGMHVDVSVAARRRAERDKAVQLAKDTVAEIDSIGVQVKDLEEGLLDFPYLMDGRTVLLCWKLGEPAITHWHTEEEGFEGRKPLDSRFGKTERLN, encoded by the coding sequence TTGAGTAAGACGTTTACGTTGGGCGAGGCACAGACGCTGTTGCCAGTAGTAGAAGCTCTGCTGAGAAAGGCTCGGGAGGGACAGGCCCGGGCCGCGGAGTTTGAGTACGAGATGCAACAGTTGAGTCACAGGATCTTTCTGTCTGGTGGGATGCATGTGGATGTGAGCGTTGCGGCTCGACGCCGGGCGGAGCGGGATAAAGCAGTGCAGTTGGCGAAGGATACGGTGGCTGAGATCGACTCGATCGGGGTTCAGGTGAAGGATCTCGAGGAGGGACTGCTGGACTTTCCTTATCTAATGGATGGGAGAACGGTGCTGCTTTGCTGGAAGCTGGGCGAGCCGGCGATTACGCACTGGCATACCGAGGAAGAGGGTTTTGAGGGGAGAAAGCCTCTGGATTCGAGGTTTGGCAAGACGGAGCGGCTGAACTAG
- the ubiE gene encoding bifunctional demethylmenaquinone methyltransferase/2-methoxy-6-polyprenyl-1,4-benzoquinol methylase UbiE, whose translation MTSETKPEHERSTGARPAGITTEQAAAANVQQMFDTIAPAYDRANHLLSAGIDHSWWTRTARLFRPILQHPEAVTLDLCCGTGDMTMALLKHRPTTPGAAPILAVDFSHQMLSLGIKKFGSHNVVPIEADALHLPIADASVDLVTSAFGFRNLANYHEGLTEILRVLRPGGQLGILECNQPEGLTGALYNIYFKSILPRLGGLITGNERAYSYLNASVERFPRPPRMLQLLKAAGFTDATWTSYTFGVVGLYHATKP comes from the coding sequence ATGACTTCTGAAACCAAACCCGAACACGAACGCTCCACCGGAGCCCGCCCCGCCGGCATCACCACCGAGCAAGCCGCAGCAGCGAACGTCCAGCAGATGTTCGACACCATCGCCCCCGCCTACGACCGCGCCAACCACCTCCTCTCCGCCGGCATCGACCACTCCTGGTGGACCCGCACCGCCCGCCTCTTCCGCCCCATCCTCCAGCATCCCGAAGCCGTCACCCTCGACCTCTGCTGCGGCACCGGCGACATGACCATGGCCCTCCTCAAACACCGCCCCACCACCCCCGGAGCCGCGCCCATCCTCGCCGTAGACTTCTCCCACCAGATGCTCTCACTAGGCATAAAAAAGTTCGGCTCCCACAACGTCGTCCCCATCGAAGCCGACGCCCTCCATCTCCCCATAGCCGACGCCTCCGTCGACCTCGTCACCTCCGCCTTCGGCTTCCGCAACCTCGCCAACTACCACGAAGGCCTCACCGAGATCCTCCGCGTCCTGCGCCCCGGCGGCCAGCTCGGCATCCTCGAGTGCAACCAGCCCGAAGGCCTCACCGGCGCCCTCTACAACATCTACTTCAAGTCCATCCTGCCCCGTCTTGGCGGCCTCATCACCGGCAACGAACGCGCCTACAGCTACCTCAACGCCTCAGTCGAGCGCTTCCCCCGCCCCCCCCGCATGCTCCAACTCCTCAAAGCCGCAGGCTTCACCGACGCCACCTGGACCAGCTACACCTTCGGCGTCGTCGGCCTCTACCACGCCACCAAACCCTGA
- a CDS encoding PepSY domain-containing protein, which translates to MSSSHTLLKYTRLVHLYLGVFIAPALLFFAFTGALQTFSLHETTRGSSYKPPGWAVILGQIHKKQTTAVPVRKLPPPDRSPDRSTDKPSNKSSDKQPDKSQSAATTTPQPAQSPSPQSSDTPAPKPHNALPLKIFFLLVSIGLFVSTISGIYMSYKYIRNRALITTILIAGVILPILLTIL; encoded by the coding sequence ATGTCCTCTTCGCACACCCTCCTGAAGTACACCCGGCTCGTCCACCTCTATCTTGGTGTCTTCATCGCACCTGCCCTGCTCTTCTTCGCCTTTACCGGAGCGCTCCAGACCTTCAGCCTCCACGAAACCACGCGCGGCAGCAGCTACAAACCACCCGGCTGGGCCGTCATCCTCGGACAGATTCATAAGAAGCAAACCACCGCCGTCCCCGTAAGAAAACTCCCGCCGCCCGACAGGTCCCCAGACAGATCAACAGACAAGCCCTCAAATAAGAGCTCCGATAAGCAGCCGGACAAATCTCAATCCGCCGCCACAACCACCCCACAGCCGGCACAAAGCCCATCGCCCCAATCATCGGACACGCCCGCCCCTAAGCCACACAACGCACTACCCCTGAAGATCTTCTTTCTCCTGGTCTCCATCGGTCTGTTTGTTTCGACCATCTCAGGCATCTACATGTCCTACAAGTACATCCGCAACAGAGCTCTCATCACGACCATCCTGATCGCCGGCGTCATCCTTCCCATTCTCCTGACCATCCTTTAA
- a CDS encoding M28 family peptidase — protein sequence MTRRQPLLLALLLALLAPAINAQRATSTQFSGQAAYNLTKQLLDVAPKRFNGSPGHAKAEEFFKQHFAPEAAKGNFIADTFTATTPAGLQTMTNYLVKYPGKKDGIIVLASHYETNYYLRDINFYGANDGAATSALLIEIGNILRAHPPEGYSVWLVFDDGEESVSGKWSGADSLYGSRHLAAKWSQDGTLAKIKALLVADMIADKDLNIDYVENSTPWLLDLLKVAAKNTGHSANIFKYREAEEDDHLPFAQRGVPVLDVIDAHYGPTTDAMPDGYHHTDKDTLDKISAHSLQISGDIFLEMIRLINQRP from the coding sequence ATGACCCGACGCCAACCCCTCCTCCTCGCGCTGCTTCTCGCCCTCCTTGCACCTGCGATCAACGCCCAAAGAGCCACATCCACTCAGTTCAGCGGACAAGCTGCCTACAACCTCACCAAACAGCTCCTCGACGTAGCCCCCAAGCGCTTCAACGGCTCTCCCGGCCACGCCAAAGCCGAAGAGTTTTTCAAGCAGCACTTCGCTCCCGAAGCCGCGAAAGGAAACTTCATCGCCGACACCTTCACCGCCACCACCCCCGCCGGCCTCCAGACGATGACCAACTACCTCGTCAAATATCCCGGCAAAAAAGACGGCATCATCGTCCTCGCCTCTCACTACGAGACCAACTACTACCTCCGCGACATCAACTTCTACGGCGCGAACGACGGTGCCGCCACCTCCGCGCTCCTCATCGAAATAGGCAACATCCTCCGCGCCCACCCACCCGAAGGCTACTCTGTCTGGCTGGTCTTCGACGACGGCGAAGAGTCCGTCAGCGGCAAATGGTCCGGCGCTGACTCTCTCTACGGCAGCCGCCATCTCGCCGCGAAATGGTCTCAGGATGGCACCCTCGCGAAAATCAAAGCCCTCCTCGTCGCCGACATGATCGCCGACAAAGACCTCAACATCGACTATGTAGAAAACTCCACCCCGTGGCTGCTCGACCTGCTAAAAGTCGCCGCAAAGAACACCGGCCACTCCGCCAACATCTTCAAGTACCGCGAGGCCGAGGAAGACGACCATCTCCCCTTCGCGCAGCGCGGCGTACCGGTTCTAGACGTGATCGACGCCCACTATGGCCCCACCACAGACGCCATGCCCGACGGCTATCACCACACCGACAAGGACACCCTCGACAAGATCAGCGCCCACTCCCTGCAGATCTCCGGCGACATCTTCCTCGAGATGATCCGCTTAATCAACCAGCGCCCATAA
- the tatC gene encoding twin-arginine translocase subunit TatC, protein MADLVDSVRAAVTDRAELPGMSLMEHLTELRKRLIHATVYLLIGFAVAYAFHERLYGLVQKPLDDLHIALNFTHPTDGLNLYLKTALLGGAILASPFILYQLWLFISPGMYANEKRYVVPFMAATIGLFMAGAWFGYHWVLPGAIKVLVLDFGKRFHPILTIEDYTQFFLAVILGLGICFELPILIFFLSLFGIVDAKFLIKHIRYAILVIFLISAIICPLPDPFSMILFASPMLVLYLLGVGVAYFVHPSRRKPKEASKAA, encoded by the coding sequence ATGGCTGATCTGGTCGACAGCGTTCGTGCCGCCGTCACCGACCGCGCCGAACTCCCAGGCATGAGCCTGATGGAGCATCTCACCGAGCTCCGCAAACGCCTCATCCACGCCACCGTCTATCTGCTCATCGGATTCGCCGTTGCCTACGCGTTTCACGAGCGACTCTACGGCCTCGTCCAAAAACCGCTCGACGATCTCCACATCGCACTCAACTTCACCCACCCCACCGACGGCCTCAACCTCTACCTCAAAACCGCCCTCCTCGGTGGTGCGATCCTCGCCTCTCCCTTCATCCTCTACCAGCTCTGGCTCTTCATCTCGCCCGGCATGTACGCCAACGAGAAGCGCTACGTCGTCCCTTTCATGGCCGCAACCATCGGACTCTTCATGGCAGGAGCCTGGTTCGGCTACCACTGGGTACTCCCCGGCGCCATCAAAGTCCTCGTCCTGGACTTCGGCAAAAGATTCCACCCCATCCTCACCATCGAGGACTACACCCAGTTCTTCCTAGCCGTAATCCTCGGCCTCGGCATCTGCTTCGAACTGCCCATCCTCATCTTTTTCCTCTCGCTCTTCGGCATAGTCGACGCCAAATTCCTCATCAAGCACATCCGCTACGCCATCCTCGTTATCTTCCTCATCTCGGCCATCATCTGTCCTTTGCCCGACCCCTTCAGCATGATCCTCTTCGCCAGCCCCATGCTCGTTCTCTATCTCCTCGGCGTAGGCGTCGCGTACTTCGTCCATCCATCCCGTCGCAAACCCAAAGAGGCCAGTAAAGCCGCATGA
- a CDS encoding DUF3761 domain-containing protein, producing MKISMCLMAVAVGLVGAQMAVAQAAAPAGSTGMCKDGTYSTAASKAGACRGHQGVKEWYAASTAKAPAAATAPAAAPAAAAKTAPVAAPAAAAATAPAAAAGGGTSGKLSPSQKAAARPQAAGGGPGLVWVNTSSNVYHCYGSDFYGKTKEGSYMSEADAKAKGAHGDHGKSCTK from the coding sequence ATGAAGATTTCGATGTGTTTAATGGCGGTTGCAGTGGGGCTCGTCGGCGCACAGATGGCTGTGGCCCAGGCAGCGGCACCAGCGGGATCTACAGGAATGTGCAAGGACGGAACCTACTCGACGGCTGCGAGTAAAGCGGGGGCTTGCCGGGGACACCAGGGGGTGAAGGAGTGGTATGCCGCTTCGACGGCGAAGGCGCCTGCTGCTGCTACTGCACCTGCTGCCGCACCGGCTGCGGCTGCTAAGACAGCTCCAGTTGCTGCGCCTGCGGCTGCTGCGGCTACTGCACCAGCGGCGGCGGCGGGGGGTGGGACGTCGGGAAAGCTGTCTCCCTCACAGAAGGCTGCTGCTCGTCCGCAGGCTGCTGGTGGCGGTCCTGGACTGGTGTGGGTGAATACTTCGAGCAACGTCTACCACTGCTATGGGTCGGACTTTTACGGGAAGACGAAGGAAGGCTCTTATATGTCTGAGGCTGATGCCAAAGCCAAGGGCGCTCACGGGGACCACGGAAAGAGCTGCACCAAGTAA